The following is a genomic window from Anaeromusa acidaminophila DSM 3853.
TTGTCGCCCAAGGCGGCTGCCCCAACGGCAACGGCACTGGCGGCCCTGGCTACACCATTCCCTGCGAAACCGCAGGCAATCCTAAAAAGCACGTACGCGGCGCTTTATCCATGGCTCATCGCGGCCCCAACACCGGTGGCAGCCAATTCTTCATCGTTTACGAACCCCAGCCGCACCTGGACGGCTTACACACCGTCTTCGGCCAAGTCATCGACGGCATGGACCTGGTAGATGACATCGTCCCCGGCGACCGCATGAATAAAGTCACCGTTATCGAAGAGTAAAACCCTACTTTACGACTATATATGTTCTTTCTGTTTTAAAAAAAGAAACCTATGCTTTTAGGGACACGTTAGCAAGGCATACTATTTTTTGTCAGTCTAGGAAGAAAGCCGCAGGCATAGCAGCGCTATGCCGAGGTTTTCAGAAGGCGTCTGACCAAAAAAGATACGCGTTGCCGTAAGTTGTGCCTAAAGCAGAGGTTTCTTTAATTAAGGAGGCGCTTTTATGGACTTCCCCAGCGGCGATCTCATCGCCTTGCTGGTTGTGGCCGGCTTCTTCTCAGCTTTCGTCGACTCCGTCGTCGGCGGCGGCGGCCTTATTTCCTTGCCGGCACTGCTTTTAACCGGCCTTCCTCCGACTATGGCGCTAGGTACCAATAAGATGGCCAGTTGCATGGGCAGTTTGACCAGCAGCCTTTCTTTTTTGCGTTCCGGCAAAATCGATATGAAGTTAGTCAAGTATCTCTTCTGGCTTTCCCTTGTCGGCGCCGCCTGCGGCGTGGTCACGGTCCAGCAAATTCCCTCTCAGTTTCTGCGTCCGTTAGTGGTGGTGCTTCTGATCGGAGTCTCCATTTATACGATCTTTCGCAAAAATTGGGGCAGTGAAAACACCTACCGCGGCTTAACGCGACGCATGTTTATCCTGAGCTGCATCGTCTCTTTTAGCATCGGTTTTTATGACGGCTTTTTCGGCCCGGGCGCTGGCTCGTTTTTCATGTTTGCCTTTTTAATGATCGGCTTTGATTTCGTCACCGCTGCAGGTAATGCCAGAGCGCTTAACTTTGCCAGCAACATCGCTTCGGTTATTATGTTTGCGCTGTACGGCTCCATTGCCTATGCGTATGCTTTGCCGATGGGTATTGCCATGATCCTTGGCGCTTTAGCAGGTACGCGTCTAGCCATTCGCAAAGGAGCAGCCTATGTACGTCCGCTCTTTCTCAGCGTTTCCGCCGTCATGATCGGCAAACAAGTCTGGGACCTGCTGCACTGAGGCATGAGACGAATATTGAACAGGAGTAAAGTGAGTAGAGTGAGGGTACGAAGGAAGACTTCGGAGCCGAATTTTGAACAAGAGAATCGGCGACGGCGCCGGATGCGCCTAGGGTCGGTTGCGCTATGGACGGCGTAGCAACCGACGTCCGCTAAAGGGTACGCAAGAGAAAGAATGCTGAAGCTATTGTCCCCCTTGCCAAAGGGGGAAGGCCCGCAGGGCCAGGGGGATTTTTGCGAGGTACGCGGAAATATTGTTTCAAATGCAGCTATGCCGCCGTTTACACTTTTGAAAGCCCCTTTTCGCGTGTTTCGTGTGTTTCGCGGTTCGTTCCCATCGTATCTCTGATTTATTATCCAACCGCAAAAATCGCGAAAAGCACGAAAAAAATAACCCCGGCAAGCCTCTTATCAGAGGTCTGCCGGGGTTATTTTATAGGTTTTTATTTAGCTACATGAGGGGTCATTTTATAGCGGTAGACTTCGGAGATTTCCCGATCATATCCAGGATAAAGGCCTTTGCCCATGCCCAGAACAATGCGAGCGCCGCGGTTGAAATGTACCAGCAGTTCGCCAGTCTTGGGGTCTATGGTCAAGCCTTCAATTTCGCCCTGTTTCTTCACTTCGGTGAAGGTCTTTTCCAGAACTACGCTGGCATAAGACTTGTCGGTAATATTCACCCGGTAGAGGTGATCCGGCTCATCCAGATCGGCGGTGCCGTCATCGGCGGTCAGGTATAGATTCCCTTTCCAGTAGAAAACGCCCTGTACCCACTGAGGAACCGGTTGGAGATGGACTTTACGCAGAAACTTGCCGGTGTCCAGGCTGTATTCATAGAGGTAGCGTCCGCTTTCCTCACCCACCCAGGAACACATCCACACACTGCGTTTATCCGGGTCTACGGTAATGCCGGAAACTTCTTCCTGGCCGCTGGAAGGCTCGAAACGGAAGGTCCGCTTCAACTTCAGCGTCTTAGCGTCATGAATGGCGATCTGAATGTCTTTGCCTACGCCGTCCATAAAGTTTTCCGCGCTGACAAAGATTTCTCCGTCAAAAACGTCTATGTCGCCAATATGATTGGAAGGAATGGAATACCCTTCAAAGGGCGTTTCGTTGGTCTGCAGCAAGTTTCCTTTTTTGTCGTATTTATAGAGAGCCTTGCTGCCGCTTACGTAGTAGAACTCGCCATCTG
Proteins encoded in this region:
- a CDS encoding peptidylprolyl isomerase — encoded protein: MKKAVIEMDRGTITIELFEKEAPGTVANFTKLISEGFYDGLSFHRVIPGFVAQGGCPNGNGTGGPGYTIPCETAGNPKKHVRGALSMAHRGPNTGGSQFFIVYEPQPHLDGLHTVFGQVIDGMDLVDDIVPGDRMNKVTVIEE
- a CDS encoding TSUP family transporter, whose translation is MDFPSGDLIALLVVAGFFSAFVDSVVGGGGLISLPALLLTGLPPTMALGTNKMASCMGSLTSSLSFLRSGKIDMKLVKYLFWLSLVGAACGVVTVQQIPSQFLRPLVVVLLIGVSIYTIFRKNWGSENTYRGLTRRMFILSCIVSFSIGFYDGFFGPGAGSFFMFAFLMIGFDFVTAAGNARALNFASNIASVIMFALYGSIAYAYALPMGIAMILGALAGTRLAIRKGAAYVRPLFLSVSAVMIGKQVWDLLH